In Carassius auratus strain Wakin unplaced genomic scaffold, ASM336829v1 scaf_tig00013922, whole genome shotgun sequence, the sequence ttttttctaaagaaaaaaggggtaaaaaaaatcatttcaaatttcCATTTTTTCCTTTAAAGGATAGCAGTAAGCAACTGAATTATAACTAGcattgtttgaaaatgctaaagaaaaatgtattcacacataaaaataaaaaaacacatacttttaaGACAGAAGCATTTTTTGACATTCTTTGAGGTTTTTTATGTCTTGAAACCTTCATTAATTCATGATGTGTTGTTTTTCCCATACTCTCTAATTCTAAATCCAGTTGAGCAGTTCTTCTCCTCCTGATTTTTGACAACAACCACACGGACATTTTGATACCACAACTATTTTGATAATAAAATCTAGTGTATGCtgtacattattctgcaacaaaTTGAAGGTTCAAAGCCTGAGCATGTGTGGTTCTTGCAGTACTTTAAGACACAATGATTTGTGTTTTGCAAAtccagcaactttttttttttttttaaccactcaTGAAATGGCCGGTGCTGggtaaagttacttttaaaagtaatgcattacaatattgagtTATTCCCTAAAAAACgaattacgttacttagttactttttatggaacgTAATGTGTTacattgcttgtttgtttttaatataaaaatatattttgcaaatgtaaaagcccttttcaCAACAGAAGTGAAATGAATgtgcctcaggctgaaggaaatgtaaattcacatcCATACAGTAGAGGACGCAGCTCAGACAAATTGAATGAAGAATATGACGCAGGAGATCAAGAAGTTCAACACTATTCagtaataacaaaaatgtaaactttttagtatggttgaattggatcataGAATGTCAGTAGtaaagacattggttaataaaatggggtTTTCACACCTATTTTAGAAGCCCTGAGAAATTTGAAGCAATGTTCCACCTGGAAAAGTTACACACTTGTTGTTGCATAATAATCATTCAGCCTGCATCAGCACTGATATTACTGAGAACTCAACATATGCCTCTGAGTATATAAAAGCAGCTCTTCCTGAAAGAGACCTACAGTAGAGATCATTCCCAGAACAGGAGAACATGAGACTCTATCTAGCAGTCTTTGCGCTCTTGGCAGCAGTTCACTGCGAGGAGCTCTTTAGTGGGTAAGttcagatactttttttttcttaattcaatTACCATATGTCAGCCTTTGTTTCTTGTTCATAATGTATAATtgtcttattttctttcttaataGAGACCAAGTTTCTCAGAATCCATGCCGAATCTGAAAGCCACATTCATGCTTTGAAGGAGCTGGAAGAGGACGTGGAAATCTGGGGTATGACTGTTTTATATCGGCTGACATATTTCAGTTTTCACTTGAACACTGACAGTTTTTATTGCTCATATATATGTATGATCCTCTAGCTGGATTTCTGGACTCATGGGTTCTCAACTGAACGGCCTGTTGACATCCGTGTGCCTCAGTCCAGTCTGTATGCTGTCAAGGACTTCCTCAAGAAAAACAACATCCCTTTCACTGTCATGATCAACGATGTGcaggtgagtaaaacacagatcaaaaacatgaactgaaatgatcAGCCTGTGCAAAATgtatcaatcaaatcaatatcaCTGGTAATTACAAAGCTATTTCGAATTTTCATTTTGTCCCAGAATATAAGCTGTGAATAACGCAAATAAAACTGTAGCCTACAATGTTTTTCTGTGTCTCAGGATCTTTTGGACAAGGAGAAAGCAGAGATGGTTGGTAATGCAAAGATGGAGCGCAACACCAAGAGTTTCAACTTTGCTGCTTATCATGACCTGGAGACTGTACGAACATGGActagaattttttttgcattatataaaaaagatgACAAGCTTTTCTAAACATCAACAaatgtcataatattttattcactTCAGCTATATAGTTTTATGGACACCCTTGTTGCAAGTCACCCTAACCTGATCTCTAAAGTGCACATTGGCAACTCCTATGAGAACCGTCCCATGTATGCCCTGAAGGTAAGTTCTGATACAGTTCAGATTATGTGATTGTGAACACGGGTTTTGTTTAATCTACTTAAACTGATTCCAGTTCAGCACAGGTGGTGTGAGTAGACCAGCGATCTGGGTTGATGCTGGAATCCACTCCAGGGAGTGGGTTACTCAGGCTTCTGCTGCGTGGATTGCCAACAAGGtaagattaattaaaaaatgtgataaaaaaaaaatatatttttcaatttgtGGAATAATGGTCTTTTCTGCTTTAGATTGCATCAGACTATGGGGTTGATCCCTCCGTGACCTCTGTCCTTGGTCAAATGGATATCTACTTGATGATTGTGACAAACCCTGATGGATATGTTTTTACTCACACAAATGTAGGTGACCTGCTGGTGAACTAACTTGTTGGTAGCGTTTTGTTTTAGTAAATATCCAGGCTCCTGAGCAATCACACCcacataaatttaaataaataatactaaataataccaaaataaatTTACTATTAATGACCATAAAAAAAGTAagttatgaaatacattttattttaaatgtttttctaagataaacattaaattaatcttaatcttaataaggattaaataattttgtaagaAGTGGTAccaaaaaataaaccaaattctGAGATCTTGACATGCACATTTTTAAGACCTTTCATACATTAATTATTGTTCCAAAAATCACTCAATGTAACATTCAAAAACATGCAGCGAACATGCATTAAAATGTTCTCTACATTCAGAACCGTATGTGGCGTAAAACTCGCTCCGTGAACTCTGGCTCCTCCTGCCGTGGTGCTGATCCCAACAGGAACTGGGATGCTGGTTTTGGTGGTATGTAGATATCATCATTGTCTTGTTGCAATAGTACACAATATACAGTAACTGTAGACATGTTCTGCCAGGTCCCGGAGCCAGCAAGGACCCCTGTTCCGAGTCCTACCATGGGCCCTTTGCCAACTCAGAGGTTGAAGTGAAAAACGTTGTTGACTTCATCACGGGCCATGGCAATTTCAAATCCTTCATCTCCATGCACTCTTACTCCCAACTCTTAATGTATCCCTATGGTTACACATGCACAGACGTTCCTGATAAGTCTGAGCTTGTAAGTCAAGTCatatccatttacattttttataatctgGTCTGTTTTATATCATCGCATTTTCAGatgtgttaattatttattttttgtattttcttgttaatattttgtgttgttgttttcatttattgtagCATTCTGTGGGTACAGCTGCGATCGAA encodes:
- the LOC113074212 gene encoding carboxypeptidase A2-like; amino-acid sequence: MRLYLAVFALLAAVHCEELFSGSWKRTWKSGLDFWTHGFSTERPVDIRVPQSSLYAVKDFLKKNNIPFTVMINDVQDLLDKEKAEMVGNAKMERNTKSFNFAAYHDLETLYSFMDTLVASHPNLISKVHIGNSYENRPMYALKFSTGGVSRPAIWVDAGIHSREWVTQASAAWIANKIASDYGVDPSVTSVLGQMDIYLMIVTNPDGYVFTHTNNRMWRKTRSVNSGSSCRGADPNRNWDAGFGGPGASKDPCSESYHGPFANSEVEVKNVVDFITGHGNFKSFISMHSYSQLLMYPYGYTCTDVPDKSELHSVGTAAIEELTSLYNTRYQVGSICKIIYQASGGSIDWTYNIGIKYSFAFELRDTGFYGFLLPANQIIPTAEETWLGLKYIMQYVRNHPY